In Mongoliitalea daihaiensis, one DNA window encodes the following:
- a CDS encoding ABC transporter permease, producing the protein MNLIENIKEALRSVKSNLLRTILTGTIIAIGITALVGMLTAIDGIKAQIEDSFSGLGASNFDVRSKGFSGGSSVQDGKVEKSFPLVKYRELKAFQIDFNNTAPSTIFTTVSGAAEVKRGSKKTNPNVRVTAVDDLYFKIKALKIEIGRNFSATELQYGTNVCVIGQDVIETLFDKNEDPINQYITVFGNRYTIVGILEKQGNVGGGPGADRAIFIPIENGARLDTRGSLRYTLTVNGSDPLQLDYEMGQATGLMRKVRQDRVGEEDSFEIAKSRSVGESLEEVAGYLRIGGFGIGFITLLGAAIGLMNIMMVSVTERTREIGIRKALGATPLRIRQQFLIEAIVICILGGILGVFLGIGIGNIVANAIGPGGFLIPWTWIIVAFLICIFVGLASGYFPARKASRLDPIESLRYE; encoded by the coding sequence ATGAATTTGATTGAAAATATTAAAGAAGCCTTACGGTCAGTTAAATCAAACTTGCTACGAACCATCCTTACAGGGACAATTATTGCGATTGGTATCACCGCCTTGGTAGGAATGCTGACTGCTATTGATGGAATCAAAGCACAAATTGAAGATAGCTTTTCTGGCTTAGGGGCCAGTAATTTTGATGTTCGATCCAAAGGCTTCTCTGGTGGTTCTTCTGTGCAAGACGGGAAGGTTGAGAAATCTTTTCCTCTGGTAAAATACCGTGAGCTGAAAGCATTTCAAATAGATTTCAATAACACGGCTCCATCGACCATCTTTACTACTGTTTCTGGTGCTGCTGAAGTGAAAAGAGGATCTAAAAAGACCAATCCAAATGTTCGTGTGACAGCCGTAGATGATTTGTATTTTAAAATAAAGGCATTGAAAATAGAGATTGGAAGAAATTTCAGTGCTACAGAATTGCAGTATGGTACTAACGTTTGTGTGATTGGACAAGATGTTATAGAGACCTTATTTGACAAAAATGAGGATCCCATAAATCAGTATATTACGGTTTTCGGTAATCGATATACGATTGTGGGGATTTTGGAAAAGCAAGGAAATGTAGGTGGCGGACCAGGTGCTGATCGAGCAATTTTTATTCCCATTGAAAATGGAGCAAGATTAGATACAAGAGGAAGTTTACGCTACACCCTAACAGTCAATGGATCAGATCCATTGCAATTGGATTACGAAATGGGGCAAGCTACAGGATTGATGCGAAAAGTTCGACAAGATAGAGTTGGAGAAGAAGATTCCTTTGAAATTGCTAAAAGTAGATCTGTTGGTGAAAGCTTAGAAGAAGTCGCTGGATACTTAAGGATTGGAGGGTTTGGAATTGGTTTTATCACCTTGTTGGGTGCAGCCATAGGCTTGATGAATATTATGATGGTATCAGTAACAGAGCGTACAAGAGAAATCGGTATTCGTAAAGCTTTGGGCGCTACACCGCTCAGAATTCGTCAGCAGTTTTTGATTGAGGCAATTGTGATTTGTATCCTCGGAGGAATTTTGGGAGTATTTTTGGGGATTGGTATTGGCAATATTGTAGCCAATGCGATTGGTCCTGGTGGATTTCTGATTCCATGGACTTGGATTATTGTAGCTTTCTTAATTTGTATTTTTGTTGGGTTGGCATCAGGCTATTTTCCAGCACGCAAAGCAAGTCGATTGGATCCTATTGAATCTTTACGTTACGAATAG
- a CDS encoding GMC oxidoreductase: MKTEIYDAIVVGSGISGGWAAKEFCEKGFKTLVLERGRMVEHKTDYPTSLSNPWEMPHRNKIILAEKEANPVVNRCYAYAEDTQHFFVKDQEHPYQQEKPFDWIRGYQVGGKSLTWARQTQRWSKYDFEGPARDGFAVDWPIRYEDIAPWYSYVERFVGISGNRDGVDTLPDGEFLPSWTMNCVEKDIRDRIVENYSDRNVLIGRCAHLTKPQEHHLNMGRGQCMARNQCYRGCPYGAYFSSNSATLPAAMATGNLTIRPDSVAHSLIYDDRLEKVTGVRVVDAESKDLKEYYAKVIFLNAACLNTNLILLNSTSNRFPEGLGNDHGLLGKYIAFHNYRGNILADVQGYEDKYYFGRRPTSVMMPNFRNVHRQEMDFLRGYMTFYTAGRGGWGGVRDAPFGEQFKELNSEPGPWHVYMMMQGETIPKAANHVRLSKELVDPWGIPQLVVSVDYDDNDEKILQDFFSQGSDMLSAAGCSNIRTIDTKQAPGLDIHEMGGVRMGRDRKTSMLNGYNQMHACKNVFVTDGACMTSTGTQNPSITYMALTARAVDYAVSQLKKGNI; this comes from the coding sequence ATGAAGACAGAGATCTATGATGCAATTGTAGTAGGGTCAGGGATAAGCGGAGGATGGGCCGCTAAAGAGTTTTGCGAAAAAGGTTTCAAGACCCTAGTCTTGGAGAGAGGCAGGATGGTTGAGCATAAGACGGACTATCCTACAAGCCTTTCCAATCCATGGGAAATGCCGCATCGCAATAAAATTATTTTAGCAGAAAAAGAAGCCAATCCTGTGGTTAATCGCTGTTATGCCTATGCAGAAGATACGCAGCACTTTTTTGTCAAAGATCAAGAGCATCCTTATCAACAAGAGAAGCCATTTGATTGGATCAGAGGGTATCAGGTTGGAGGAAAATCACTGACGTGGGCCAGGCAGACGCAACGCTGGAGTAAGTATGACTTTGAAGGCCCTGCCCGTGATGGTTTTGCGGTAGATTGGCCAATTAGGTATGAGGATATAGCTCCTTGGTACAGTTATGTTGAGCGGTTTGTTGGAATTAGTGGAAATAGAGATGGAGTGGATACGCTTCCGGATGGGGAGTTTCTCCCGTCATGGACTATGAACTGTGTTGAAAAAGATATCCGCGACAGAATTGTAGAAAATTATTCCGATCGGAACGTTCTCATTGGAAGGTGTGCACACTTAACCAAACCTCAGGAACACCACTTGAACATGGGTAGGGGGCAGTGCATGGCACGAAATCAATGTTATCGGGGATGCCCTTATGGGGCATACTTCAGTTCCAATTCCGCAACCTTACCAGCGGCTATGGCAACCGGAAATTTAACTATTAGGCCTGATTCGGTTGCACATTCGCTGATTTATGACGATCGGTTGGAGAAAGTAACAGGAGTACGGGTGGTAGACGCTGAGTCTAAGGATTTAAAGGAGTATTATGCTAAGGTGATATTTTTAAATGCAGCCTGTTTGAATACGAATTTAATTTTACTCAACAGTACTTCCAATCGTTTTCCAGAAGGACTCGGGAATGACCATGGCTTATTGGGGAAATATATAGCCTTCCACAATTACAGAGGAAATATTCTTGCGGATGTGCAAGGATATGAGGATAAGTATTATTTCGGTAGAAGGCCAACTTCAGTTATGATGCCGAATTTTAGAAATGTACACCGACAAGAAATGGATTTCCTCCGAGGATATATGACTTTTTATACGGCAGGAAGAGGCGGTTGGGGAGGTGTTAGAGATGCGCCTTTTGGGGAGCAGTTTAAAGAACTCAATTCAGAACCAGGTCCTTGGCATGTGTATATGATGATGCAAGGAGAGACTATACCAAAAGCTGCCAATCATGTTCGGTTAAGTAAGGAATTGGTAGATCCTTGGGGAATACCTCAGTTGGTTGTTTCGGTAGATTACGATGACAATGACGAGAAGATTTTACAAGATTTTTTCTCCCAAGGTTCGGACATGCTTTCTGCAGCGGGCTGTTCCAATATCCGAACTATTGATACCAAGCAAGCTCCCGGGCTGGATATTCACGAAATGGGAGGGGTACGTATGGGAAGAGACCGTAAAACCTCCATGCTCAATGGCTACAATCAAATGCATGCGTGCAAAAATGTGTTTGTTACTGATGGAGCATGTATGACATCTACTGGTACACAAAACCCTTCGATTACGTATATGGCATTGACAGCAAGAGCTGTCGACTATGCTGTAAGCCAACTTAAAAAAGGGAACATCTGA
- a CDS encoding DUF3857 domain-containing protein yields MRFSIFFLLYYCLILPVIAQQIQLPEDWKNAPAVIHESIEEVTVDASGKFTVRKKLKATILKTDANSLAVLSVPYSKSIKVKNITGEATDLQGKIIYKFKKSDIQDYSNFSSFSVYEDNRVKVLDIQQHRLPYTVSFDYELEYPNLYYIPSWIPQPYTKIPVQKASIRYSIPSDKTIRFFSKTISDDFKSEKKEGDKIVYAWEMQDLNPVKVEPLASRDSQSYHHLLVSPAEFVYDGFAGTLNSWEEMGVWFYKLNQGKRELPQKTMDDVKQIISGLDSDLEKIQALYQYMQNKTRYVSIQLGLGGLMPFDAMNVEKNGFGDCKALSNYMGALLDVAGIENYYTLIHGGGAPRKVYPEFTADYFNHVILAVPQKDGDYLFLECTDQNNPFGYLSDFTSDRYALLITPEGGKLVRTPKYGYAQNIQIHKFNFNLSESGDVQGTIQLVAKALQAENNRLLGMGRAGEQDRKKWVQSMYKLPSMTILTYSFDVFPAPIPEATFEASIQAKYFGSLTGNRLFFQPNQFNTLRSSLTSAENRMTDFEIVMGFIDEDEFNFSFPQGYSVENLPKSISVETSFGYFKNEYQLHDTGMVLHRKVEMRDGVYEGALFKEYVGFLSLVEQADKAKIVLKRN; encoded by the coding sequence ATGCGATTTAGTATTTTCTTCTTACTTTACTACTGTCTGATCCTTCCTGTTATTGCACAGCAGATACAGTTGCCTGAAGATTGGAAAAATGCTCCAGCTGTCATCCATGAGAGTATAGAGGAAGTTACCGTCGATGCATCAGGGAAGTTTACTGTTCGAAAAAAGCTAAAAGCAACTATTCTAAAAACAGATGCTAATTCTCTTGCTGTTTTATCGGTGCCCTATTCTAAAAGCATCAAGGTGAAGAATATTACCGGTGAGGCTACCGATCTGCAGGGTAAAATCATATATAAATTTAAAAAGTCAGATATTCAAGACTATAGTAATTTCAGTTCTTTTTCTGTGTATGAGGATAACCGAGTGAAAGTATTAGATATTCAGCAACATCGATTGCCTTATACGGTAAGTTTCGATTACGAATTGGAGTATCCAAATTTGTATTACATTCCTTCATGGATACCTCAGCCTTACACCAAAATTCCAGTTCAGAAAGCTAGTATTCGGTACAGTATTCCTTCTGATAAAACAATTCGATTTTTCTCCAAAACGATTTCTGATGATTTTAAGTCTGAAAAAAAAGAGGGTGACAAAATTGTATATGCATGGGAAATGCAGGATTTAAATCCAGTGAAAGTAGAGCCTTTAGCATCTAGAGATAGTCAGTCTTACCATCATCTATTAGTATCTCCTGCTGAATTTGTTTATGATGGATTTGCAGGAACGCTCAATTCTTGGGAAGAAATGGGAGTTTGGTTTTATAAACTCAATCAAGGAAAAAGAGAGCTACCACAGAAAACTATGGATGATGTCAAGCAGATTATATCGGGGTTGGATAGCGATTTGGAGAAAATTCAAGCGCTCTACCAGTATATGCAAAATAAAACTCGCTATGTAAGTATTCAACTTGGTTTGGGTGGTTTGATGCCTTTCGATGCCATGAATGTAGAAAAAAATGGATTTGGAGACTGTAAAGCACTTTCCAATTATATGGGTGCTTTGTTAGATGTGGCCGGTATCGAAAATTACTATACTTTGATACATGGGGGAGGTGCTCCTCGAAAAGTTTATCCCGAATTTACAGCGGATTACTTTAATCATGTCATATTAGCAGTCCCTCAAAAAGATGGAGATTATCTGTTTTTAGAATGTACAGATCAAAATAATCCATTTGGATATTTATCAGACTTCACTTCTGATAGATATGCCTTATTGATTACCCCAGAAGGGGGAAAACTTGTACGTACACCCAAATATGGATATGCGCAAAATATACAAATTCATAAGTTTAACTTTAATCTTTCTGAATCAGGTGATGTGCAAGGTACTATACAGCTGGTAGCAAAGGCACTACAAGCAGAGAATAATCGCTTATTGGGTATGGGAAGAGCAGGCGAACAGGATAGAAAAAAATGGGTACAGAGCATGTATAAACTGCCATCAATGACTATTCTAACGTATTCATTCGATGTTTTTCCTGCCCCGATTCCAGAGGCAACATTTGAAGCATCGATACAGGCTAAATATTTTGGTAGTTTGACAGGTAATCGCTTGTTTTTTCAACCTAATCAATTTAATACCCTGAGAAGTTCGCTTACAAGTGCTGAAAATCGCATGACAGATTTTGAAATTGTCATGGGCTTTATAGATGAAGATGAATTTAATTTTTCCTTTCCTCAAGGATACAGTGTGGAGAATTTGCCTAAATCTATAAGCGTTGAAACTAGTTTTGGGTATTTTAAAAATGAGTATCAGCTACACGATACAGGTATGGTTCTACATCGAAAGGTTGAAATGAGGGATGGGGTATACGAGGGTGCGCTTTTTAAAGAGTATGTAGGTTTTCTTTCTCTTGTAGAGCAAGCAGATAAAGCAAAAATAGTATTAAAAAGGAACTAG
- a CDS encoding DUF3857 and transglutaminase domain-containing protein — protein sequence MKSSFLKSFGGFLLISCLTFSQAFAQADLKFGKLPNDLITKKYQESYPDDPAVVLHASSHAEIQYQQNNGFVIKYRVYRVIKVLNKDGLAHADLEIPYYKFTGRMDGINSLKGFVHYEDNGKLVKQKIDKENIFDEAVSKTYAIKKVTPPSVREGAVVEIYYELTSDLFNYVREWFFQEEIPTVWSEYSFEYPEYFTYAQTTQGHLRFAKNEQTTGSGVASWMETERVSNRVATASQSSSQRVDYSTRKIALAVKNAPGLKTEPYIDNPFSYASRVDLQLKSVQFPNSQPQQITGTWQEVAESLLKDEDFGKYLSKGKFSKELAAQITDGLETPEEKVVAVYNHITSHVAWDGVRGIYPRKSLDKVYKEGKGSIAEINLLQTLLLIELGFDAYAVVSTSRDKGFLNPANPVMHKLNYVTTLVQIEDQQLLLDASDASLPFGYLPTRAINNSGLIVVSGGSKWANLKNSKVNSYTSLINVSFTEQGQIQEVQRNSFGYQSSLIRKRIQSEGKDKYVADIHAQSKSWTIRDYAMENESERDLPFVEKLTLFSVDGSSSLPPLIYIAPFEEGILADNPFNQEKRDFPIDFIYPTKRQLVYVLDIPEGYVVDEMPKPQLLNFQDKKIVYSYRISQIAANKLQVMVSYQLNETMYTPKEYLEVKTFFQEVSKKQKEVIVLKKASNAI from the coding sequence ATGAAAAGTTCATTTTTGAAATCCTTTGGGGGATTTCTACTCATCAGTTGCCTCACTTTTAGTCAGGCGTTTGCACAAGCAGATTTGAAATTTGGTAAACTTCCAAATGATTTAATCACCAAAAAGTATCAAGAGTCTTACCCGGATGATCCTGCGGTGGTTTTGCATGCCAGTTCTCATGCTGAGATTCAATATCAGCAAAATAATGGTTTTGTGATTAAATATAGGGTATACAGGGTGATAAAAGTTCTGAATAAGGATGGATTAGCACATGCTGATTTAGAAATCCCGTATTATAAATTCACAGGTAGGATGGATGGTATTAATTCCTTGAAAGGATTCGTACATTATGAGGATAATGGGAAGCTGGTTAAACAAAAAATTGATAAAGAGAATATTTTTGATGAGGCAGTATCCAAAACCTATGCCATCAAAAAAGTCACACCTCCATCAGTCCGAGAAGGAGCAGTTGTAGAAATTTATTATGAACTGACCTCCGATTTATTCAATTATGTCAGAGAATGGTTCTTTCAGGAAGAGATTCCAACTGTATGGAGTGAATATAGCTTTGAGTACCCAGAATACTTTACTTATGCTCAAACTACCCAAGGTCACTTAAGATTTGCCAAAAATGAGCAGACAACCGGTTCAGGTGTGGCAAGTTGGATGGAAACTGAAAGAGTGAGTAATCGAGTTGCTACAGCCTCACAATCTTCTTCACAACGAGTAGATTATAGTACTCGGAAAATTGCATTGGCTGTCAAAAATGCACCTGGATTAAAGACCGAACCATATATAGATAATCCATTCAGTTATGCCTCTCGCGTAGATTTACAACTAAAGTCGGTACAATTCCCCAACAGTCAGCCTCAACAAATTACAGGTACCTGGCAGGAAGTTGCTGAGTCGTTATTAAAAGATGAAGATTTTGGTAAATATCTGTCCAAGGGCAAGTTTTCAAAAGAACTGGCTGCTCAGATTACAGATGGATTGGAAACTCCAGAGGAAAAAGTAGTGGCTGTATATAATCATATAACTTCTCATGTGGCATGGGATGGCGTCCGGGGTATTTATCCAAGAAAATCTTTGGATAAGGTGTATAAAGAAGGGAAAGGGTCTATTGCAGAAATCAATTTGCTTCAAACACTTCTATTGATTGAGTTGGGTTTTGACGCTTATGCTGTAGTCAGTACGAGTAGAGATAAAGGATTTTTAAATCCTGCTAATCCAGTGATGCATAAATTGAATTATGTTACTACTCTTGTTCAGATAGAAGATCAGCAATTGTTATTGGATGCTTCTGATGCCTCTTTACCATTTGGCTATCTTCCTACGAGGGCCATCAATAATTCTGGATTGATTGTGGTTTCTGGAGGTTCAAAGTGGGCTAATTTGAAAAACTCCAAAGTAAACTCGTATACCTCACTCATTAATGTGAGCTTCACAGAACAGGGACAAATACAAGAAGTTCAACGCAACTCATTTGGTTATCAGTCCTCTTTAATTCGTAAACGTATTCAAAGTGAAGGAAAAGATAAATATGTAGCAGACATTCATGCCCAAAGTAAATCTTGGACCATTCGTGATTATGCCATGGAGAATGAGTCGGAAAGGGATTTACCATTTGTTGAAAAGCTAACCTTGTTTTCTGTTGATGGATCTTCTAGTTTACCGCCTTTGATTTACATCGCACCTTTTGAAGAAGGTATTTTGGCGGATAATCCATTCAATCAAGAGAAAAGAGATTTTCCCATTGACTTTATTTATCCAACCAAAAGGCAATTAGTCTATGTGCTAGACATTCCTGAAGGGTATGTAGTTGATGAAATGCCTAAACCTCAATTATTGAATTTCCAGGATAAGAAAATTGTCTACAGTTACAGAATATCTCAAATTGCCGCTAATAAACTTCAGGTGATGGTCAGTTACCAGTTGAATGAGACCATGTACACACCTAAGGAATATCTAGAAGTTAAAACCTTCTTCCAAGAGGTGTCAAAAAAACAAAAGGAGGTGATTGTTCTAAAAAAGGCTTCGAATGCGATTTAG
- the miaE gene encoding tRNA-(ms[2]io[6]A)-hydroxylase encodes MLHLKLPTDPRWVNIAEMNLEDILVDHAYCEQKAASSCISLIVNFSDFPELVDLLTPVVAEEWGHFERVLEHLKKRGMELGKPRKDEYVVKLSQFVKKGGSRAQQLTEYLLMNALIEARSCERFKLLYQHIQDEELKKFYYELMISEAGHFVNFIELARDIFDTEKVNIRWKEWLEYEAEVIRNLEIRGDRMH; translated from the coding sequence ATGTTGCATTTGAAACTGCCTACAGATCCCCGATGGGTGAATATAGCAGAGATGAATTTGGAAGATATTTTGGTGGACCATGCCTACTGTGAGCAAAAAGCAGCCTCCTCCTGTATTTCGTTGATTGTAAATTTTTCTGATTTTCCTGAATTGGTAGATCTACTTACCCCTGTTGTAGCAGAGGAGTGGGGGCATTTTGAGCGAGTCCTAGAACACCTCAAAAAGCGGGGCATGGAACTGGGTAAGCCACGAAAAGATGAGTATGTAGTGAAGTTATCGCAGTTTGTCAAAAAAGGAGGCAGCAGAGCGCAGCAATTGACGGAATATCTATTGATGAATGCTTTGATTGAAGCAAGGAGTTGTGAACGTTTTAAGCTCTTGTATCAGCATATCCAAGATGAGGAATTGAAAAAATTTTACTACGAACTGATGATTTCCGAAGCAGGCCATTTCGTTAATTTTATTGAGTTAGCGAGAGATATTTTTGATACTGAAAAAGTCAATATCCGTTGGAAGGAGTGGTTGGAATATGAGGCAGAAGTGATTCGTAATTTAGAAATCAGGGGAGATCGCATGCATTGA